A single Lolium perenne isolate Kyuss_39 chromosome 6, Kyuss_2.0, whole genome shotgun sequence DNA region contains:
- the LOC127305346 gene encoding EID1-like F-box protein 3, producing MSEGTLKMVRRLRVPDSGGSSSIGIVADDWNGGGRCIGARIRGVNVGFLDEQVLVLVFRALDWDPRTLSSVARASRRLRAVAERVLWRDLCASRAPLMVAALTTTATGRVGGGWPALAKLLLFCSGAAAGAAVPGHFAPMSRFSKTSGRSFLPRRCGRDVLYVSDPCEHAAPGDDGEDDLGAYRGVFRGFVGSRTRARLVDSRVPLEPTVRCPYCGASVWNVAAPRGARRRLGAHERRLQYFVCVSGHLHGSCRLARLTSSDGGAVGSGSDDDDDGFADADSGRLRTTGRLAV from the coding sequence ATGAGCGAGGGCACGCTGAAAATGGTGAGGCGGCTGCGCGTCCCCGAcagcggcggcagcagcagcatagGCATCGTCGCCGACGACTGGAACGGCGGCGGGCGCTGCATAGGCGCCCGGATCCGCGGCGTCAACGTGGGGTTCCTGGACGAGCAGGTGCTGGTGCTGGTATTCCGCGCGCTCGACTGGGACCCCCGGACGCTCTCCTCCGTGGCGCGCGCCAGCCGCCGCCTCCGCGCCGTCGCGGAGCGCGTGCTGTGGCGCGACCTGTGCGCCTCGAGGGCGCCGCTGATGGTGGCGGCGCTCACGACCACGGCGACGGGGCGCGTCGGCGGCGGGTGGCCGGCGCTGGCGAAGCTGCTCCTCTTCTGCTCCGGCGCTGCGGCGGGGGCCGCCGTGCCGGGCCACTTCGCCCCCATGTCCCGGTTCTCCAAGACGTCCGGGCGGAGCTTCCTGCCGCGGCGCTGCGGCAGGGACGTCCTGTACGTGTCGGACCCGTGCGAGCACGCGGCGCCCGGCGACGACGGCGAAGACGACTTGGGAGCGTACCGGGGCGTGTTCCGCGGGTTCGTGGGGTCCCGCACGCGCGCCCGCCTGGTGGACAGCCGCGTCCCGCTAGAGCCAACCGTGCGGTGCCCCTACTGCGGCGCGAGCGTCTGGAACGTGGCCGCGCCGcgcggcgcgcgccgccgcctcggcgCGCACGAGAGGCGGCTCCAGTACTTCGTCTGCGTCAGCGGCCACCTCCACGGCAGCTGCCGGCTCGCGCGCCTCACCTCCAGCGACGGCGGCGCCGTTGGCtccggctccgacgacgacgatgacgggtTCGCTGACGCCGACAGCGGACGACTGAGGACGACCGGGCGCCTGGCGGTGTAA